DNA from Acidobacteriota bacterium:
AAATCCCAACCCTCCCTGGCAGGCCATCGAGGAGCTCAATCGCTGGGCCTATTTTCATCAGCCGCCGCTCATCAAGCTGCATCCTGCGTTACATCATTATCCTGTCACCGGGCCAAACTATCGGCCCATCTGGGAATACGCAAACGCCACCCACGCTGTTGTCCTGGTGCACACGTGGGTTTCGGACCCAATCTGCGGGCCGTTACTTTTCCCTGGCCTGGCCAGGGAATATCCCCGGGCGCGAATTCTCCTGGGGCATTCGGGCGTTACCTGGAGCGGGTACAATCAGGCTGTCGATGCCGCCTTGCAGGCCCCGAACCTTTACCTGGATCTTTCAGGGTCCCAGCGCCATCGGCTCATTTTGGAACGTTGCGTGGAACGAGTGGGGCCAACGCGAATTCTGTTCGGTTCCGACTTGCCATACCTTGAAGCGTCCATGACCTTGGCGCACGTCTTGACCTCTCGAATTGCCGACACAGCAAAAGAGCTGATTCTCCGCGGGAACTTTTCGCGGCTCATTGCAGAAGGGAATTAAGGGTCCCGAACTCCTGCACCGCGGATAGAGAAATCCAATTGGAACTCGTCCAGGACGGCCTGGTAATTGATCCCACTCCTTTCGCGGGCGGGCGCCGAGAGTTCACTTCAGCTATGACCTGGCTTTGCGTGAGAAAACCTGGCAGAGGCGAAGCAGTGAAGTTGCGAGACGCCCGGCTGTCATCCGAGGAGCATGGAAGACCCTTTGGAATGCGCTGGCGATCCACTCTGACAGATCGTGACGCCCCCATCTTCTGCGCTGGCTTGAACTTTTTTGACCACGTCGCCTAGAATAACCTTTCGCCGCATGGTCCAATCTCCTTTTTGGAACTCTCCTCGACGGCCATGCCCCGCATGGGGAAAGTTCCGCTGCCAACCGGGAGAGCGGCGGTGGATTACGAAGCCGGGACGTCAGTGGTGATGCGAAAGCGTGCCGATTGCTTGGCTGAACGCGAGGCCTCGCGGCGCATCGGCAGGCTTCAGAACCGTATTGTGGGAAGGCGGGAGGCAAGATGGAACGAGTGCGCATTGGCGTGATCGGTCTAGGGACGATGGGACGGCATTATGTGAAGATTTATTCAGACCATCCGCTTGCTGAAGTTGCCGCCGTGTGTGCGCTTCAGGAAAAGCAAGTCGACGAAATCCGCGCGCTCTTCAAGGTGGATGGTTATACGGATTACCGGCGGATGCTTGACCGGAACGATCTGGATGCTGTGGTCGTTGCAACTCCGGATGATTCCCACTTTGACCCGGTCCGCGACTCCCTCGAGTCAGGCCGCCATGTACTGGTCGAGAAGCCTTTCACCACGCACACAAGCGAGGCGGACACCCTGATCCGGATTTCCCAGCGAGTTGGAAAAACAATCCAGGTGGCCTTCAACCATCGTTGGCTTCCCTCATATCATCAGGCCAAAGTCTCGATTGCAGGGGGCGAAATCGGGACGCCTCTCATGGGATACGCGCGAAAGAACGATACGATCTTCGTTTCTACCGAGCACCTGAAGTGGGCGGACAAAACCACCTCTGCCTGGTTTCTCTCTTCGCACGATATCGACCTGATCTGCTGGTGGTTCGCAAGCGAGCCGGTAGAGGCCCGCGCCTGGGGACGCAAAGAGGTCCTGATAGCGCGCGGAATCCCCACTTACGATGTTATTCAAGGCCAGGTGAAATTTGCTTCCGGAGCGTTCGCCACCTTCGAGTCAGGGTGGATTTATCCCAACACGTTTCCTTCAATCGTTGACTCATTCATGGAAGTCATCGGCACAGCTGGCCATATCCACCTTGACAGGAAGTGTGAATCAATCGAAATCAGCACACAGGAGAAATACTCTTATCCCAAGGTATTTCTTAACAACGAGATTTTCGGCCGTATGAGAGGCGCCTTCCCTTCTTGTCTCGAGGACTTCTTGTATGCGATTCTGAACGGCACCGTCCCGCACGTTACCGGAATCGATGGCCGGCAGGTAACTGCTGTCCTGGAGGCCATCCACCGGTCGCTTGAAACCGGAAAAACGGAACCCATTGCCCAACTGCCTGCCGACCTGCAAACGAACCCTGCGCAAGGCTGATTCTGCCTTCGCTCCTGGCAGATCGCTGTTGAGAAGGCTTTTCTTGCAGCCGCGGGAGCGTTCTGGAAGCGGCTGTGAGGGAAGCCAGCCTGGAACTGAATGAGCACAACCGGAGGCACGGTTTCTTCCTGAACGGCAAGGTCCTCGAGGCGCTTGACCGGCTCAACCTCCCTTGCAGCCCGAACGCAATCTCCGCGGCAAAGGTGTGAATCAGCATTTCTTCAATGCGCCAAGGCACTTGTTGTGAGAGCATTCCCAAGCCTGGCTTTCGTTGTAATGCAAAGGGGGATATGAATGGATCGGCGTGATCTTCTTCGTGGGGTCGTGGCAGCAGCAATTCCAGCAGGTGGTTTGTGTGCTGGAGCAGATAGCCCGCCATTAGAGCTTGAAGTCATTGTCTCTTCTGTCGAGGACGCGCTCGCTGCCTACCACGGCGGGGCGAGCCGCATGGCAATCGAAGTGCAACTTGACCAGGGAGGTCTGACGCCCCCGTTGACGCTGGTGAAGAGTATCCTGCGCGAGGCGCCGCTGACCGCGCGAGTGATGCTGCGGCTGGACGTCAGGTCCCAGCTCGACTTTACCTTGAGGGGCAGGCAGCAGCTTGAGGAAGTGAAGTCTCATGCGCGCGCGCTTTCCCGGTTGAGCATTGATGGTTTACTGACAGGCTATAGCCGGGACGGCGTTCTCGATCTAGAGACATTGAGCGGGATTATCGATGCAGCTCCTGTCATGCACTACACCATTCATAATGTGATCGAATTTACAAAAGACCCCTTGGCGGCCTTGCGTTCACTGCGGGATTTCCAACAGATCGACCGCGCCATGGTGACCTGCGGCCGCGGGAGCCTTGCCGAACGGATACTTCGGATCCCGGATTATGAAGCAGCGCTCGGTCCAAAGCGCCAGATCGTCCTCGGGGGCCTGGGGCTTGACATGCTGTCTACCCTTCGTCGCCATTCGAATATCCGCACCTTCCACCTTGGGACGGCGGTACGCACGCCCCAGGCGGCTTTCGGAAAAGTTGACAGGGCGAAGGTTCAGGAAGCGCATAACCTGATATTTTCGTGAGGGCTCGACCAGCAATCCCGGAGGATGCTACTGGGATCATGTATTCTGCCCAGAAGAATAAACTTATCCTTCGCTTACCCCTGCCTATTTGAAAATCTGCTTGACAGCGTTGCATATCTTCTAGTAAAGAGATCATTGCGGTCTTGAGATCATTCTTCAATGTAGATTGAATTATCTGACTGGGGCTTGGGTCAAACACCCTCAACGATGGGGATTTAGGAGGAAAGCAGCCATGAGAGCGTATTGTGGGAAGTGGATGCGCCTTGGTGTCTTTGTCATTGGGTTGTTAACGGGCGGCCTTCTCTATGGGCAGATTATTTCGAGCACGATCGTGGGGCAGGTCAAGGACAGTTCCGGGGCGACTGTGCCGAATGCAAAGATGACTGTGACCAACGAGGGGACTGGAATTTCCGTTGGATCGATGACCGACTCGTCGGGCACCTACTCGGTCCCAAACCTCCAGGCCGGCACGTATAGCGTTACAGCAAGCAAGGACGGATTCAAGACCTTCCGCACCGTTCAAATCAGAGTCCCGGCTGCGCAGACCGTGCGTGTTGATGTTGCTCTAGAGGTTGGAGCGACGCATCAGGTGGTAAGCGTGTCAGGGACGGCGCCACTGGTGAATACGGAATCGGCCACGGTCGGCGGGGCCATCACAACACGCCAAATTTCCGACTTACCCTTTGCTTTGCAGAACATCGACGGTCTGATGAACCTGGTTCCGGGCGCCCAGGTTTCATGGGGTTGGTCAAGTCCGCAGACCGGCGGCGGGACGCATTGGGGCTCATTCAATTTCACTATGAATGGTGTCCAGGCCAATGACCCGGGTAATGGAGCGGCCGCTTATTCTTATGGCTTGGGTTCGGTGAGCTTGCCGGCCATCGGCTCATTTCAAGAGTTCAAAGTGGATGCCGTGAACACAAATGCTGAATACAAGCAGCTTGGCACGGTGACGATGGTGACCAAAGCCGGCACGAACCAGTTCCACGGGGAAGTGTACGAATATAACCAGAACAAGTCACTCACTGCCAACACATTCCAGAACAACGTTCTGGGCAGGCCACGTTCCCCCTTCGTGCGCAACCAGTTCGGAGTTGACGTGGGCGGTCCGATCTGGCGAAACAAAGCTTTTTTCTTTGCTGATTACTCGGGAATCCGGAATCGGTTCTACAGCCAGGACTCACTGGCCTTTCCCTCGATGGCCATGCGCCAGGGGGACTTCTCTGCTCTTTGTGCCACTTTCGACAGCAGCGGCGTCTGCGCCGATCCCAAAGGAACCCAACTGTACAATCCACAAACAGGGCAGCCTTTTCCCAACAACATGATTCCCAGCACCATGATTGCCAGCCAATCCAAGACGCTGCTGCCGTTCCTGCCTCCGCCAGATGTTGCAGGGACTCTTGGGTTGCCTGGTGGCAAGCCCAACTACTTCGGCCTGGTTTCAACTGCTCAGGACGTGAATGCCGCTGACCTGCGGATTGATTACCAGATTTCTGACCGAGACAACCTGTATGGGATTTATAGCCGTAATGTAGGCGATCCCTGGGAATGGCCGCTTGGCTATCCGCCGACCTATGGGAATGCGTCAAATTATGGCTACAAGACGTTCACATACACTTTGGTGGAAACCCACACCTTCAATCCGAACATGGTGAACGAGTTTCGTGCCGCGTACTTCAATCATCCGGGAATCAGAAGCGGGGTAAATCTAAACTTTGATCCCCGGTCTCTCTTTCCGCAGCTGACTCCCAGCTCTAATCGTGGTCTCCCAACCATGGGCATCTCTGGCTACTCAGGTATGTTTCACGATTCCGGGAAGGGATATTACGGGCAGGAACCCGATGTTGAGTATACGGACAACATGACCTGGGTTAAAGGAAAGCATACCTTCAAGTTTGGCGTTGATGAAACCGGTTATAAGAATTATGGCCCCAACCCAAATGCCCCGCTCGGGAGTTTTACCTTTAACGGGCAGTGGACGGGCAACAAAGGCTGGCCCGGGCAGCCGCATTCCGTAGGGAATGCGTTTGCGGACTTTCTCTTAGGTGATGCGAACCAATCGACAACCGGAACTGCAGGAGTTTTTTCGGCTGTCTACTCTTCGCGTGAATGGGATTTTTACGCCCAGGACACCTGGCAGGCTTCTCCGAAACTCACTCTGTACTACGGCGTGCGATACCAATATCAGAGCCCGTGGAAATGGCAGAACGGTTACTCGACGTACTTTGATTTCAATACGAATCAGTTAGCGCTTCCTGAGAACACTGACACGCCCACCTTGCCTCCTTTCGGTGCGTCGTCAGTATTGTTGAACGCCTATCCTTTTACTACGACCAAAGCGCTCGGCTTGCCTGAGTTCTATATGGTTGGGGACAAGAACAACTGGGGGCCGAGATTCGGCGTTGCGTGGCGACCGTTCGGTGGCACCAGGACCGTCTTCCGTGGCGGTTACGGTGTTTACTACAACTTTGTGCCGACTTTTGTCGGAGCTCGTGATGACGTCCTTAACCCACCATGGGAAGGCGGACTCGGCGGATACTCCGGATTGAACTATGACACGCAACTTCCCGGCAACCCGACCTCGCCTTTTCTTCCCGACATCACATTCGCGGATCCTTTCCCGGCCGCCCTCCAAGTTGCGGGCGGAGCGGCGCCGCACCCGACGATCTTCTCGATGCAGCGCGATTTCAAGAATGCAGTCATCCAGCAATGGAATCTGACGGCGGAGCATCAGTTCGCGGAAAGCTGGATGGGCCGGATCACCTACGTGGGAAGCCAGACTCATCACTTGCAGTGGTTCTTCGGGGATGTCAACGTGCCCGTTGCGCAGACTCCCAATATGACCATTCAGAAACAGAGGCCTCTGCAGCCCTGGTCAACCCTTAACTCGACGCGGAGTGGCGGGAAGCAAAACTTCGACCAACTCCAACTGGAGTTGAACAAACGCTTTTCAAGCGGGCTCATGCTGCAAGCTCAATACCAGTGGACCCGAAGCCTCGACAACGTTGATCTTGTTGGCGGGCCGCAGAACTGGCACTTCCCGAATCTGGATTACGGCAACACACCATACGTGCGCCGCCATCAGCTTGTTTTTGATTATATCTATGAACTTCCGTTTGGTCATGGCAAGCAATGGCTCAGCAACATGAACGGCGTTGGCCAGGCCGTACTGGGAGGGTGGGAAATTTCCGGCATCTCCGCTTATGGGACCGGCTTGCCCTTCTCAGTGAACTTCCAGGCGCCGTCGAGCTATGTCGGCTGGTGGGGCGGGCGAGCGGACCGTGTACCCGGCTCATCGCTCTATTCAGGGCAGCAAACCTCCCACGATATCACCAGCGGGGTGCAATGGTTCGATCCAGGAGCCTTTGCGCCGCCGCAACACTGGACCTGGGGGAATTCTTCGCGGAATTCCGTTTTCGGGCCAGGCTTCTGGAACTGGGACATCAGCGCTCTGAAGAACTTCAAGATCACTGAGCGATTCCAGTTGCAGCTTCGCGGTGACTTCCTGGACGCCTTCAACCATTTTAACCTGGGAGGTCCCAGTGCCACGATTGCCGACACCAGGGATGGCGGTGCTCCGATCACCAGTAGCGGTAAGATTTTTGGCGGAAGCGGGAACCGGATTGTCCAAGTGGGAGCAAAGCTGACCTTCTAGGCCTGAAGTACTAAAGGCTGTGGCTGACAGCCTGAGGCGCACGCTACGGGCCTCCCAAAGGCACGAGATGGCCAGCCTCAGGGATAAACCATAAGAGCCGGTTTTGGGCGAAAGCACGGAACGAAGGAACCTGTCGGCGGCCAATTACGGGCAAGTTTCTTCGCGCGCCAGCCAGCGGAGAAAATGAGGCTGGAGCATCTTCACGGATGAAGCGGGAAGGTTTTTTGTTTCATGTGCAGCCCGCTTCCCCGACGAGACGCGGTATCAGTTCCACCCGCTTGGCGCGCAGATCAAGTGGTATCTGGCATTCCCCGGCTGCTGGGGGAGTGTCTCTCCATTGTGCTGGAGCTAATATAGCCGGCTGCCAAAATCCAGATTTTTCTCTCCGAGAGGCTGTCGCTCCGAACGGAGGGGTTAGTTCCATGTCAAATGTCAACCGATAGACGGACTTTCATCGCTGAACTGGCTTCAATGTTGAGTTTGGCCGGCGTTCCGGCTGGAACAGGCGCGGAGGGTAGAGAGAAGACAGAACTCCGGGCCGTGTGGGTTGAAACCGAGCAGTTCTCACCCGATCCCACAACTGGCAGGAAGCAGATTCACGAAACGGTCGAGCGGCTTTCCGGCGCCCACCTCAATGTGCTGCTGGCATGGGCGACGAGTGGCTTCCTTGTTGGCTTGACACATCCTGGTTACGCCAGGTCCCATCCCCAGGCGCAGTGGGACGCACTCGGGCACCTGATTCAGGAAGCTCGCGCGAAAAACTTGCCTGTCCATCTATGGTATTCATTTACGGACTACCGCGCGGCGGACAGCCCGGACTTTGATCCCGAAGTTGACGGCAATCCGGACTGGGCGGCCGTCAGGATCGATGAATTCCTTCCCAAGTACCCCGTTGCCAGAGAGACCGCACGTTCTTTGCTGTGGGACCAATTTCTTAAGAAGCCGCAATGGGAAATGGATCAGCTGGATATTCCGCTCTCCTCTCAAAACCGAAAGCATGACGTGTGCCCGCAGCATGAAGCAGCGCGCAAATGGCAACTGCACCTGCTGCAAGGAGTGCTGAAACGATATCCGCAGCTTGCAGGCATTCACATTGAAGAACCCGGTTATGACTATCCCGGAAATTGTGTGTGCAGCCTTTGCCGCACGTTATTCCAGCAGCTTTATGGTATGAAGCTCGAAGAGCACCTTGACAGCCTTGAAGCACAGGACTTCCGCTGCCTCGGCACAAGCGCCTTTATGGCAGAACTATATCAGACGGTCCGCCGCGACCATCCCCGGCTTTATTTTTCGGCGAACGGAGGCTACGACTGGCGGCGAGAGCGCCGGCTCCTCGGGCGTGATTGGGCGCGATGGATCCGCATGGGATGGCTCGATTATTATGCCGCTCAGGTTTATACCCCAAATGTTGACGACTTCCGGAAGAGGCTATCCATGGTAGTGAAGGAGGTGGGGAGAGACGGGCCCGTCGTCGCGGGTGTTGGAATCCGGTGGAGCGGCCACCCTGAGAAAAATATTCCGACTGACACGGTACTGAAGGAAATTGAACAGGCCCGTGAAATCGGCGTGCTAGGCCAGGCGCTTTTCCACGCTGGAGTTATTGACCAGGAGCTGGCGGAGGCGCTTCGTAACGGCCCTTACCGCTCTCCTGCCCCATGGCCATTCTACCGGCGCGCCTGAAAAGGGAACGGTTGCCAAGGAGTTTTATGGCCAGCGCGATAGTGATCGCTAACCGTGTTTGTGGAAAGCACACAATCCTTTAGGGTGTTACATCATAATCCCCGAGG
Protein-coding regions in this window:
- a CDS encoding TonB-dependent receptor; amino-acid sequence: MRAYCGKWMRLGVFVIGLLTGGLLYGQIISSTIVGQVKDSSGATVPNAKMTVTNEGTGISVGSMTDSSGTYSVPNLQAGTYSVTASKDGFKTFRTVQIRVPAAQTVRVDVALEVGATHQVVSVSGTAPLVNTESATVGGAITTRQISDLPFALQNIDGLMNLVPGAQVSWGWSSPQTGGGTHWGSFNFTMNGVQANDPGNGAAAYSYGLGSVSLPAIGSFQEFKVDAVNTNAEYKQLGTVTMVTKAGTNQFHGEVYEYNQNKSLTANTFQNNVLGRPRSPFVRNQFGVDVGGPIWRNKAFFFADYSGIRNRFYSQDSLAFPSMAMRQGDFSALCATFDSSGVCADPKGTQLYNPQTGQPFPNNMIPSTMIASQSKTLLPFLPPPDVAGTLGLPGGKPNYFGLVSTAQDVNAADLRIDYQISDRDNLYGIYSRNVGDPWEWPLGYPPTYGNASNYGYKTFTYTLVETHTFNPNMVNEFRAAYFNHPGIRSGVNLNFDPRSLFPQLTPSSNRGLPTMGISGYSGMFHDSGKGYYGQEPDVEYTDNMTWVKGKHTFKFGVDETGYKNYGPNPNAPLGSFTFNGQWTGNKGWPGQPHSVGNAFADFLLGDANQSTTGTAGVFSAVYSSREWDFYAQDTWQASPKLTLYYGVRYQYQSPWKWQNGYSTYFDFNTNQLALPENTDTPTLPPFGASSVLLNAYPFTTTKALGLPEFYMVGDKNNWGPRFGVAWRPFGGTRTVFRGGYGVYYNFVPTFVGARDDVLNPPWEGGLGGYSGLNYDTQLPGNPTSPFLPDITFADPFPAALQVAGGAAPHPTIFSMQRDFKNAVIQQWNLTAEHQFAESWMGRITYVGSQTHHLQWFFGDVNVPVAQTPNMTIQKQRPLQPWSTLNSTRSGGKQNFDQLQLELNKRFSSGLMLQAQYQWTRSLDNVDLVGGPQNWHFPNLDYGNTPYVRRHQLVFDYIYELPFGHGKQWLSNMNGVGQAVLGGWEISGISAYGTGLPFSVNFQAPSSYVGWWGGRADRVPGSSLYSGQQTSHDITSGVQWFDPGAFAPPQHWTWGNSSRNSVFGPGFWNWDISALKNFKITERFQLQLRGDFLDAFNHFNLGGPSATIADTRDGGAPITSSGKIFGGSGNRIVQVGAKLTF
- a CDS encoding Gfo/Idh/MocA family oxidoreductase, with amino-acid sequence MERVRIGVIGLGTMGRHYVKIYSDHPLAEVAAVCALQEKQVDEIRALFKVDGYTDYRRMLDRNDLDAVVVATPDDSHFDPVRDSLESGRHVLVEKPFTTHTSEADTLIRISQRVGKTIQVAFNHRWLPSYHQAKVSIAGGEIGTPLMGYARKNDTIFVSTEHLKWADKTTSAWFLSSHDIDLICWWFASEPVEARAWGRKEVLIARGIPTYDVIQGQVKFASGAFATFESGWIYPNTFPSIVDSFMEVIGTAGHIHLDRKCESIEISTQEKYSYPKVFLNNEIFGRMRGAFPSCLEDFLYAILNGTVPHVTGIDGRQVTAVLEAIHRSLETGKTEPIAQLPADLQTNPAQG